In Treponema rectale, a single genomic region encodes these proteins:
- the ilvY gene encoding HTH-type transcriptional activator IlvY: protein MDFFELQAFLKLSQKLHFAKAASEVNLSSSALSRLITRLEEETGSVLFDRNNREVSLTQDGIRFAEFASKCLEEKQELLFDFEHRSDEVRGMLHVFASVTACYSIMPPFIRELSEKYPHIQLSIETGDPALAIPAVKEGRAELAVAAIPYENKLEFDTVHVSRSPLVFAASCDGPFTKISGSPQDIVSSVPLILPKAGLARRRFDSWVKSRNVKPVVSAEAEGNEAVMALAALGVGIGLVPKIVLDYGPYKEGFVYHSAGNALGYYDIGFVQKAQVTGSESVRRVRAAVTEILHSLDTL, encoded by the coding sequence ATGGATTTTTTCGAACTGCAGGCATTCTTAAAATTAAGCCAGAAATTGCATTTTGCAAAAGCGGCATCAGAAGTTAATTTAAGTTCTTCTGCATTAAGTCGTCTTATTACCCGTCTTGAGGAAGAGACAGGTTCGGTTCTTTTTGACAGAAATAATCGTGAAGTTTCTTTGACACAGGATGGAATCAGGTTTGCTGAATTTGCATCTAAATGTCTTGAAGAAAAACAGGAACTTCTTTTTGATTTTGAACACAGGTCAGATGAAGTAAGGGGAATGCTTCATGTTTTTGCCAGCGTTACAGCCTGTTATTCAATTATGCCTCCTTTTATCCGCGAACTTTCGGAAAAATATCCGCACATTCAGCTTTCCATAGAAACAGGAGACCCTGCTCTTGCAATTCCTGCAGTAAAGGAAGGAAGGGCAGAACTTGCCGTAGCAGCCATTCCTTATGAAAACAAACTTGAATTTGACACCGTTCACGTAAGCAGAAGCCCTCTGGTTTTTGCCGCAAGCTGTGACGGTCCCTTTACAAAAATATCCGGCAGTCCTCAGGACATAGTTTCTTCAGTTCCGCTGATTCTTCCAAAAGCAGGTCTTGCCCGCAGAAGATTTGATTCCTGGGTAAAGAGCCGTAACGTTAAGCCGGTAGTTTCTGCAGAAGCAGAAGGTAATGAAGCCGTAATGGCACTGGCTGCCCTTGGAGTAGGAATCGGGCTTGTTCCAAAGATTGTTCTTGATTATGGTCCGTACAAGGAAGGATTTGTTTACCACAGCGCCGGAAATGCACTGGGCTATTATGATATTGGTTTTGTTCAGAAAGCTCAGGTTACAGGAAGTGAATCAGTAAGACGCGTAAGGGCTGCCGTTACTGAAATACTTCACTCCCTGGATACCTTATAA
- a CDS encoding methyl-accepting chemotaxis protein: protein MKTASKPKSIISLILGFLTVSLTVFSASIIFFTRHELYSGLEEYFKEEIVDYASIMTEEIDYTLQNVTSIGNFASETFAQQVQKAGDYAKADISNIICESINDYFEVEDCIFYDNTGVQISSRNYGYENDKTFVKKALGGIAFGDLVKIGEKIWAISSTPVRNDSGDIIGAVVVKKNAADEELIKTVMDYTGCDATILDDTKRVLTSLEGMQGTHADSDVIAQVKKGEPVALQNVINGKSYISYYFPAFDKNGNFLTTFYIGRPISIIDHVAKSIFTTLSFIMGSLTVAILILLISIIVIKMKRPLKKVQSAIDNLSSGDADLTMRLPVKGNDEFSHLSKGVNKFIEMLHDIIRDLNAAQISISGIVNDLGTNSHESASATAQIMANIEGVRNQAKSQSEAVSNTSIVLDQSAQNGKTLAELIEKQTDGISESSAAIEEMLGNINSVSNSVKKMAESFGFLNTTVDNSNTKLAKVDEKVQQISEQSKTLMQANQIISQISSETNLLAMNAAIEAAHAGEAGKGFSVVADEIRKLAEDSSKQSKSINAELKGISSSITDVVTLSQESQAAFKEIITNLNSTNTIIKEIDSAMAEQETASRQVFDSLGTMKDQSLEVREKSIDMSSSIENASTDMQKVSQISDTILGSMDEMAAGAKQINSATQNVSTLSTQTQDNVTIMTGQLGKFKV from the coding sequence ATGAAAACGGCATCCAAACCAAAGTCAATTATTTCTCTCATCTTAGGATTTCTAACAGTTTCATTAACTGTTTTTTCTGCAAGCATCATCTTCTTTACACGTCATGAACTCTATTCAGGACTGGAAGAATACTTTAAGGAAGAAATCGTTGATTACGCATCAATAATGACTGAGGAAATAGACTATACTCTTCAAAATGTAACAAGCATAGGCAATTTTGCCTCAGAAACATTCGCTCAGCAGGTGCAGAAAGCCGGTGACTATGCAAAAGCAGACATTTCCAACATCATCTGCGAAAGCATCAACGACTATTTTGAAGTAGAAGACTGTATTTTCTATGACAACACCGGTGTTCAAATTTCCTCAAGAAACTACGGCTACGAAAATGACAAAACCTTCGTAAAAAAAGCTTTAGGAGGAATTGCATTCGGAGACCTTGTAAAAATCGGAGAAAAAATTTGGGCTATTTCTTCAACACCAGTCAGAAATGACAGCGGAGACATAATAGGAGCCGTAGTCGTAAAGAAGAATGCTGCAGATGAAGAACTGATTAAAACCGTCATGGATTACACAGGATGCGATGCAACAATTCTTGACGATACAAAACGCGTTCTTACATCCCTTGAAGGCATGCAGGGAACTCATGCAGATTCAGATGTAATTGCGCAGGTAAAAAAAGGAGAGCCGGTTGCCCTTCAAAATGTCATCAACGGAAAAAGCTATATTTCCTATTACTTTCCGGCATTTGATAAAAACGGAAACTTCCTTACCACATTTTATATAGGAAGACCCATATCCATAATCGATCACGTTGCAAAATCAATTTTTACAACCCTGTCATTCATAATGGGAAGTCTTACGGTTGCCATACTCATCCTTCTCATTTCCATCATCGTTATCAAAATGAAGCGGCCGCTTAAAAAAGTTCAGTCCGCCATTGATAATCTTTCTTCCGGAGATGCAGACCTTACCATGCGTCTTCCAGTCAAAGGCAATGATGAATTCTCACATCTCAGTAAAGGCGTAAACAAATTTATTGAAATGCTTCATGACATAATAAGAGACCTTAACGCTGCACAGATTTCTATTTCAGGAATAGTAAATGATCTCGGTACAAACAGTCATGAATCTGCAAGCGCAACCGCACAGATTATGGCAAACATTGAAGGCGTAAGGAATCAGGCAAAGAGCCAGTCAGAAGCAGTAAGCAATACTTCCATCGTTCTTGACCAGAGTGCTCAGAACGGAAAGACCCTTGCAGAACTCATTGAAAAACAGACAGACGGTATTTCTGAAAGTTCAGCAGCAATTGAAGAAATGCTTGGTAACATTAATTCCGTTTCCAACTCAGTAAAGAAAATGGCTGAAAGCTTCGGATTCCTCAATACAACTGTTGATAACAGCAATACAAAACTTGCAAAAGTTGACGAAAAAGTACAGCAGATTTCCGAACAGTCTAAAACCCTTATGCAGGCAAACCAGATAATCAGCCAGATTTCTTCAGAAACAAACCTTCTTGCAATGAACGCCGCCATTGAGGCAGCCCATGCAGGTGAAGCCGGAAAAGGTTTCTCCGTAGTTGCAGATGAAATCCGTAAACTTGCAGAAGACTCAAGCAAACAGTCAAAGAGCATCAATGCTGAGCTTAAAGGAATTTCTTCTTCCATTACAGATGTAGTAACTCTTTCTCAGGAATCCCAGGCTGCGTTTAAGGAAATCATAACGAACCTTAATTCTACAAATACAATCATAAAAGAAATTGACAGTGCCATGGCTGAACAGGAAACTGCTTCACGTCAGGTATTCGATTCTCTGGGAACAATGAAAGACCAGTCTCTTGAAGTAAGGGAAAAATCCATTGATATGTCTTCAAGCATAGAAAATGCTTCTACGGACATGCAGAAAGTTTCTCAGATATCAGACACAATTCTCGGAAGCATGGATGAAATGGCTGCCGGGGCAAAACAGATTAACAGTGCAACTCAGAACGTTTCTACCCTGTCTACTCAGACACAGGACAATGTTACGATCATGACGGGTCAGCTGGGAAAATTCAAAGTCTGA
- a CDS encoding PTS transporter subunit IIC — MNRFVKRYFIDAMSGMAQGLFASLLVGTIVKTLGTQLLRLGTNVVFKFLADAGTFASDPHVVGAAMAVGIGYAMGCHALVLFSLVTVGATTNILGGAGGPLAVLLIAIAAAELGMLVSKKTKVDILVTPIVTIVGGVLLAVLFAKYIGLGASKVGNLIMLTTKLHPFWMGILVSLIVGVALTLPISSAAICAALGLTGLAGGAAVAGCCAQMVGFAVMSFRENRWGGLLSQGLGTSMLQMPNIVRNPLVWIPVCLTSMITGPVSTCLFKMEMNGAAVSSGMGTCGMVGPIGVVSGWYNPVNQALNISPSAMDWLGLFMVCIILPGVLAWAFGLAFRKLGLIKEGDLTLPE; from the coding sequence ATGAACAGATTTGTTAAGCGTTATTTTATTGACGCAATGAGCGGAATGGCACAGGGACTTTTTGCCTCCCTGCTTGTAGGTACAATAGTTAAAACTCTGGGAACCCAGCTTTTACGTCTCGGTACGAATGTCGTATTTAAGTTTCTTGCAGATGCCGGAACTTTTGCCAGTGATCCTCATGTTGTGGGGGCTGCAATGGCTGTTGGTATCGGTTATGCAATGGGCTGTCATGCACTTGTACTTTTCAGTCTTGTTACTGTTGGTGCTACGACAAATATTTTAGGCGGAGCAGGGGGACCTCTTGCAGTTCTTCTTATTGCAATAGCAGCTGCCGAGCTGGGAATGCTGGTAAGTAAAAAAACAAAGGTTGATATTCTTGTAACTCCGATTGTTACTATTGTCGGAGGCGTTCTCCTTGCCGTGCTGTTTGCAAAATATATCGGACTTGGTGCAAGTAAAGTCGGAAACCTTATAATGCTTACGACAAAACTTCATCCTTTCTGGATGGGAATACTTGTTTCTCTTATTGTCGGAGTTGCCCTTACGCTTCCTATCAGTTCTGCGGCCATTTGTGCTGCCCTTGGACTTACGGGGCTTGCCGGAGGAGCTGCTGTAGCCGGCTGCTGTGCTCAGATGGTGGGTTTTGCAGTAATGAGCTTCAGGGAAAACCGCTGGGGCGGACTTCTTTCTCAGGGATTGGGAACTTCCATGCTCCAGATGCCGAATATTGTAAGGAATCCGCTTGTCTGGATACCGGTGTGCCTTACTTCAATGATTACGGGACCTGTTTCAACATGTCTTTTTAAGATGGAAATGAATGGCGCTGCCGTATCTTCAGGAATGGGAACCTGCGGAATGGTTGGTCCTATCGGGGTAGTTTCAGGCTGGTATAATCCTGTAAATCAGGCTTTGAATATAAGTCCGTCTGCAATGGACTGGCTTGGCCTTTTTATGGTTTGTATTATTCTTCCTGGAGTTTTAGCATGGGCATTTGGTCTTGCATTCAGAAAGCTGGGACTTATAAAGGAAGGAGATCTTACCTTACCTGAGTAA
- a CDS encoding SLC13 family permease: MKKEIVLTCAWILAIASAFFVTPDRNYISYIDFSSLLILWSLMVIMQFFSTEGIFILIGNRLLLLTKKIWQLAAVLIALCFFTSMFITNDVALLTFVPFTILMLDACDRKDLLIPVIVLQTIAANTGSMFTPVGNPQNLFLFSLMNSSLKDFLLLMLPYTGLSFLLLTAGIFCLKNKSQPCSTQQDNSSHIRINPVTAGIYALLFLSAILTVLKFIPFYILAAVVLAVTLVIKPKIILRADYALLFTFIGFFIFTGNIARITVFKESLQNFVAGHEVLTGIAASQVISNVPAALLLSGFAKNLRELTVGVNVGGLGTLIASMASLISYKFYVRTPQCKKGRYLLYFTAANIIFLIPLCLVNMAGL, encoded by the coding sequence TTGAAAAAAGAAATAGTACTTACCTGTGCATGGATTCTTGCCATAGCTTCTGCTTTTTTTGTAACACCTGACCGCAATTATATTTCCTACATCGATTTCAGTTCCCTTCTGATTTTGTGGAGTCTTATGGTAATAATGCAGTTCTTTTCCACAGAGGGAATTTTCATTTTAATCGGAAACCGCCTTCTTCTGCTTACAAAAAAAATATGGCAGCTGGCAGCGGTTCTTATTGCCCTGTGTTTTTTTACTTCCATGTTCATAACAAACGATGTTGCACTGCTGACTTTTGTTCCTTTTACGATATTAATGCTTGATGCCTGTGACAGAAAGGATCTTTTAATTCCGGTAATCGTGCTTCAGACTATCGCTGCAAATACAGGAAGTATGTTTACCCCTGTAGGCAATCCACAGAATCTGTTTTTATTTTCACTGATGAATTCTTCCCTTAAGGATTTTCTGCTTCTGATGCTTCCATATACCGGCCTGTCTTTTTTACTTTTAACCGCAGGAATTTTCTGTCTGAAAAACAAAAGCCAGCCTTGCAGTACTCAGCAGGACAATTCTTCCCATATAAGAATCAATCCGGTTACGGCAGGAATTTACGCGCTGCTGTTTCTGAGTGCAATACTTACGGTACTTAAATTCATTCCTTTCTATATACTTGCAGCAGTTGTTTTAGCCGTTACTCTTGTTATAAAACCAAAAATCATACTGAGAGCAGACTACGCCCTGCTTTTTACCTTTATAGGGTTCTTTATTTTTACAGGAAACATTGCCCGCATTACGGTCTTTAAGGAAAGTCTGCAGAATTTTGTTGCAGGACATGAAGTGCTGACCGGAATTGCAGCAAGCCAGGTTATAAGCAACGTTCCGGCTGCCTTACTTCTGTCTGGTTTTGCAAAGAATCTCAGGGAACTGACTGTCGGTGTAAATGTGGGAGGTCTGGGAACTCTTATTGCTTCCATGGCAAGTCTTATTTCTTATAAATTCTATGTCAGGACTCCACAGTGTAAAAAAGGCAGATACCTGCTTTACTTTACGGCTGCAAATATTATTTTTCTGATTCCGCTATGTCTTGTGAATATGGCGGGGCTTTAA
- a CDS encoding glycoside hydrolase family 95 protein: MNSMWYKKPAQNKKEAFPVGNGRLGALVHGNIGHEVIDLNEESVWSKPFTDRNNSSGAASLKEIRNLIELDRISEAQELIYESFTALPQEQAHYKSAGSLHIDFYDGETYGLKGPDGIRRISDESVSFYKRQLDFETAVASTVFTRESKTPSTEDLSKNTSGSSITYTTEVFASSQEDVLAVHISASTPKSIYLRASLECRDAYKKYSLSDDTVCFHSINGVPFAAVVTAVAVDGNVKVTGSNIIVEKADEVTLFVDVESAYRKPHYYKKCGDVHRKANSLALWSADLALKKICLASCRNFDSIKRLHYQETAAQFKKVSFKLTDGSSKLCTEELLEKKSSPEFMEQFWNYSRYLLAASTMRPGTLPALPCGLWLTEDEDSDNVRYSMNELSPENYAPYITGLKRNGLSSEKLYKKLFTHGKTTAREMYGIQGCAVHGSTDIWGDTSPAGSDLRNSYSVAGGTVVVENIMNQFYSTMNVKFLKKNYRVLNDIARFYASYLVLENEGKSAVLVPSFHEYKKDGETFYAGYSDGETNYELYKMFGSVIKAAEYCKVSSVDEDLVLFKAMRSRLEASALEYEKSMTSVKADKFDFEPESFFDRNFEILYEATQRIISSRVCNDVLEIYILEEVPESLASGEFNGATLKGNVFANITWKDGKIKAAKLYTKPGHDFIDQLVICYKGKRYNASLKNNSLDVMNVLPTTV, encoded by the coding sequence ATGAATTCAATGTGGTACAAAAAACCGGCTCAGAATAAAAAAGAAGCATTTCCCGTTGGCAACGGAAGACTTGGCGCTTTGGTTCACGGAAACATCGGGCATGAAGTTATAGATCTTAATGAAGAATCTGTATGGTCAAAACCCTTTACAGACAGAAATAATTCAAGTGGCGCTGCATCCCTAAAAGAAATCCGTAATCTTATAGAACTGGACCGTATTTCTGAAGCGCAGGAACTTATTTACGAAAGCTTTACGGCTTTACCTCAGGAACAGGCACATTATAAATCAGCAGGTTCCCTTCATATAGATTTTTATGACGGAGAAACTTATGGCCTTAAGGGACCGGACGGTATCAGGAGAATTTCTGATGAGTCAGTTTCCTTCTATAAAAGACAGCTGGATTTTGAAACAGCTGTTGCTTCCACAGTTTTTACCCGTGAATCAAAAACACCGAGTACGGAAGATCTTTCTAAAAATACCAGCGGTTCAAGCATAACTTACACGACAGAAGTTTTTGCTTCTTCTCAGGAAGATGTGCTTGCCGTTCATATTTCTGCTTCAACTCCGAAAAGCATTTACCTCAGGGCTTCTCTTGAATGCAGGGACGCTTATAAAAAATATTCCCTTTCTGATGATACGGTCTGCTTTCACAGCATAAACGGAGTTCCTTTTGCCGCAGTTGTTACGGCAGTTGCTGTAGACGGAAATGTAAAAGTTACAGGTTCAAATATTATTGTAGAAAAAGCTGATGAAGTTACGCTTTTTGTTGATGTGGAATCTGCTTACAGAAAACCTCATTACTATAAAAAATGCGGAGATGTTCACAGAAAAGCTAATTCACTTGCATTGTGGAGTGCGGACCTTGCGTTAAAGAAAATCTGTCTTGCTTCCTGCAGGAATTTTGATTCAATAAAGCGCCTTCATTATCAGGAAACTGCTGCACAGTTTAAGAAAGTTTCTTTTAAACTTACTGACGGCAGTTCAAAGCTTTGTACTGAAGAATTACTCGAAAAGAAATCTTCTCCGGAATTTATGGAACAGTTCTGGAATTACAGCAGATACCTTCTTGCTGCTTCAACAATGAGACCGGGAACTCTTCCTGCATTGCCATGCGGTCTGTGGCTTACGGAAGATGAAGATTCAGATAATGTACGTTACAGCATGAATGAACTTTCTCCGGAAAATTATGCTCCTTATATTACGGGGCTTAAGCGTAACGGTCTTTCTTCAGAAAAACTTTATAAAAAACTTTTTACACACGGAAAGACAACTGCAAGAGAAATGTATGGAATTCAGGGATGTGCTGTTCACGGTTCAACGGATATCTGGGGCGATACTTCTCCAGCCGGTTCTGATTTAAGGAATTCGTATTCCGTAGCAGGTGGAACTGTTGTTGTAGAAAATATAATGAATCAGTTCTACAGCACGATGAATGTTAAGTTCCTGAAAAAGAATTACAGGGTACTGAATGATATTGCTCGGTTCTATGCTTCATATCTGGTTTTGGAAAATGAAGGAAAAAGTGCTGTTCTTGTGCCGTCCTTCCATGAGTATAAAAAAGATGGAGAAACTTTCTACGCAGGTTATTCTGACGGAGAGACAAATTATGAACTTTACAAAATGTTTGGCAGCGTTATAAAGGCCGCTGAATACTGTAAGGTTTCTTCCGTTGATGAAGATCTTGTTCTGTTTAAGGCAATGCGTTCAAGACTTGAAGCTTCTGCTTTGGAATATGAGAAGTCCATGACTTCCGTTAAGGCGGATAAATTTGATTTTGAACCGGAATCTTTCTTTGACAGAAATTTTGAAATTCTTTATGAAGCAACTCAGCGTATAATCAGCAGCAGGGTTTGTAATGACGTACTTGAGATTTATATTCTCGAGGAAGTTCCTGAGTCTCTTGCTTCCGGTGAATTTAACGGTGCAACCTTAAAGGGAAATGTTTTTGCAAATATCACCTGGAAAGACGGAAAGATAAAGGCTGCAAAACTTTATACAAAGCCGGGACATGATTTTATAGACCAGCTTGTTATCTGTTATAAAGGAAAACGTTACAACGCATCTCTTAAAAACAACTCTCTGGATGTAATGAACGTTCTTCCGACAACTGTATGA
- the pyrB gene encoding aspartate carbamoyltransferase — protein sequence MLTGRHVIEPGDLTVGEIDEICSLAEQMIVDPVSFQDVCRGKILATLFFEPSTRTRLSFEAAMLHLGGTVEGFADASYTSSTKGETLADTIRVVSSYVDVIAMRSPKEGAALLASKYSPVPVINAGDGGHYHPTQTLTDLLTIRALQGGFENHTIGFCGDLKFGRTVHSLAKAMSRYKNNKFVFISPEELKVPEYITEDILKPAGVEFITSEKLEDVIGDLDILYMTRVQKERFFNEQDYIRLKDSYILDKSKMKLARKDMIVLHPLPRVNEIQPEVDDDPRAAYFKQVKYGMYARMALIAKITGAL from the coding sequence ATGTTGACAGGAAGGCACGTTATAGAGCCAGGTGATCTGACAGTGGGAGAAATTGATGAAATTTGTTCCCTTGCAGAACAGATGATTGTAGATCCAGTTTCGTTTCAAGATGTGTGTCGCGGGAAAATTCTTGCGACACTTTTTTTTGAACCAAGCACAAGAACAAGGCTTTCTTTTGAAGCTGCCATGCTTCATCTTGGAGGAACAGTCGAGGGATTTGCAGATGCAAGCTATACGTCTTCTACAAAAGGGGAGACTCTTGCCGATACAATCCGCGTAGTAAGTTCATATGTTGATGTAATTGCAATGCGTTCACCAAAAGAAGGAGCTGCACTTCTTGCTTCAAAGTATTCACCGGTTCCTGTCATTAATGCCGGAGACGGAGGACACTATCATCCTACTCAGACACTTACAGACCTTCTTACAATCCGTGCCCTTCAGGGTGGTTTTGAAAATCATACAATAGGTTTCTGCGGAGACCTTAAGTTTGGCCGCACAGTTCATTCCCTTGCAAAAGCAATGAGCCGTTACAAGAACAATAAATTCGTTTTTATAAGTCCGGAAGAATTAAAAGTTCCTGAATACATTACGGAAGATATTCTTAAGCCTGCTGGAGTTGAATTCATAACTTCAGAAAAGCTTGAAGATGTTATCGGCGATCTTGATATCCTTTACATGACCCGCGTTCAGAAAGAAAGATTTTTTAACGAACAGGATTATATCCGTCTTAAGGACAGTTATATTCTTGATAAGTCAAAGATGAAGCTTGCCCGCAAGGACATGATAGTTCTTCATCCTCTCCCGCGCGTAAATGAAATTCAGCCGGAAGTTGATGATGATCCGAGGGCAGCTTACTTTAAGCAGGTAAAGTACGGTATGTATGCCCGCATGGCTCTGATTGCAAAAATAACCGGTGCACTTTAA
- a CDS encoding aspartate carbamoyltransferase regulatory subunit produces the protein MLNIDEIKNGLVIDHIQAGLGWKVFKWLGLDKAPYTTALVVNAQSQKTGKKDIIKIDNIINIDYSVLGYIDENITVNVIQDGKIARKIKMELPAKVEGVMECKNPRCITITEHYMPQEFHLVSKEKKQYRCVYCDSVYKAGILGSVVED, from the coding sequence ATGCTTAATATTGATGAAATAAAAAACGGTCTCGTAATAGATCATATTCAGGCAGGACTGGGATGGAAAGTTTTTAAGTGGCTCGGTCTTGATAAGGCACCTTATACTACAGCCCTTGTTGTTAATGCTCAGTCTCAGAAAACCGGAAAGAAAGACATTATAAAAATCGACAACATCATCAACATTGACTACAGTGTTCTTGGATACATTGATGAAAACATTACGGTTAATGTAATTCAGGATGGAAAGATTGCCCGCAAAATAAAGATGGAACTTCCTGCAAAGGTTGAAGGCGTAATGGAATGTAAAAATCCGCGCTGCATAACAATAACTGAACACTACATGCCTCAGGAATTTCATCTTGTAAGCAAAGAAAAGAAACAGTACCGCTGTGTTTACTGTGATTCAGTTTACAAGGCAGGAATTCTCGGTTCTGTTGTTGAAGATTAG
- a CDS encoding dihydroorotase: MKDLTLIYNARLVDKNIDVKNGAVLISGSKIAGFPSKETVKQMLSDDNVSKFNADGAVLMPGFIDMHAHFRDPGLTQKEDIVTGSMAAAAGGYTTCVLMPNTSPVVSSLEMALKNNQKAAEAGYCNVIQSVSITKDFDGKTVSHLDELNSKSVPVITEDGKEVASSAVMLDAMKKAAAKKIIVGCHCEDPSLAAAAKPFRQKALELLKSGKPTAAEKKEAAANLKQANVLLKLAEDTATLRNIELAKEAGCHLHLCHVSTKTCLDAVRRAKKDGMNITCEVTPHHLGLSGEKIPEIFNVVNPPLRSEEDRLACVQALSDGTADVIATDHAPHTMEDKKNGSPGFSGLETSFALSYTTMVKNGSMKLKQLSELMSARPADILGLKNKGLLEEDYTADLVLVDVDAQYTVHGEEFASKGKFTPLENKKLSGVIKATFVNGRIVFQD, encoded by the coding sequence ATGAAAGACTTAACTTTGATTTACAACGCCCGGCTTGTTGATAAGAATATCGATGTAAAAAATGGAGCAGTTCTTATCAGCGGAAGTAAGATTGCAGGATTTCCTTCAAAAGAAACTGTAAAGCAGATGCTTTCTGATGATAATGTCAGTAAGTTTAATGCTGATGGTGCCGTTCTGATGCCTGGGTTTATAGACATGCATGCACACTTCAGGGATCCGGGACTGACCCAGAAAGAAGATATAGTTACAGGAAGCATGGCAGCTGCTGCAGGAGGATATACAACCTGCGTTCTTATGCCTAATACGTCACCTGTTGTTTCTTCTTTAGAAATGGCATTGAAGAATAATCAGAAAGCAGCGGAAGCCGGTTACTGCAATGTAATTCAGAGTGTAAGCATAACAAAAGACTTTGACGGAAAAACTGTTTCTCATCTGGATGAATTGAATTCAAAAAGTGTACCTGTAATAACTGAAGACGGAAAGGAAGTTGCTTCTTCAGCAGTAATGCTTGATGCAATGAAAAAGGCTGCTGCAAAAAAAATTATCGTCGGCTGTCATTGTGAAGACCCTTCTCTTGCCGCAGCTGCAAAACCTTTCAGGCAGAAAGCACTGGAACTTTTAAAGTCAGGGAAACCGACTGCTGCAGAAAAAAAAGAGGCTGCTGCAAATTTAAAACAGGCAAACGTGCTTCTTAAACTGGCAGAAGATACGGCTACACTCAGAAACATTGAGCTTGCAAAAGAAGCTGGATGTCACCTTCATCTTTGCCATGTAAGTACAAAAACCTGTCTTGATGCCGTACGCCGCGCAAAGAAAGACGGAATGAATATTACCTGTGAAGTAACTCCTCATCATCTTGGATTAAGCGGAGAAAAAATTCCTGAAATATTTAATGTGGTTAATCCTCCTCTTAGAAGTGAAGAAGACAGGCTTGCCTGCGTTCAGGCACTTTCTGACGGGACAGCGGATGTAATCGCAACTGATCATGCACCTCACACAATGGAAGATAAGAAAAACGGAAGTCCTGGATTTTCCGGTCTGGAAACTTCTTTTGCTTTAAGTTATACGACAATGGTAAAAAACGGTTCAATGAAATTAAAGCAGCTTTCTGAATTAATGAGTGCCCGTCCTGCAGATATTTTAGGTTTGAAAAATAAAGGCCTTCTTGAAGAGGACTATACGGCAGACCTTGTGCTTGTTGATGTTGACGCTCAGTACACGGTACACGGAGAAGAGTTTGCAAGCAAAGGAAAGTTTACTCCTCTTGAAAACAAAAAACTTTCTGGTGTGATAAAGGCAACTTTTGTTAACGGCAGAATAGTTTTTCAGGATTAA